In the Juglans microcarpa x Juglans regia isolate MS1-56 chromosome 6D, Jm3101_v1.0, whole genome shotgun sequence genome, one interval contains:
- the LOC121235393 gene encoding protein FAR-RED IMPAIRED RESPONSE 1-like: MYWVPVYLKNTFCAGMSTTQRSESMNAFFDGYVHSGTTLKEFIDQFNNALRKKVENDMAADFHSFNCTVPCISHLPVEKKFQAAYTNSKFKEMQSEVMGIIYSHCVAIKTEGAITTYQVNDQMVVEDGIKKSTLQAYFNEDECETKCMCGLFEMRGIICRHIISIFAARDVQVLSEKYIMERWRKDIKRRYGLIRSSYDDLSGKPAASRYSGLIKLCYQVATNACENEDNSLHMTQKLKAMNEIYTKSKPLATVASTHASIDAETGSLKKVLSPRVVRGKGRPPSKRRQPTIEKLQTKNKKASGKR; encoded by the coding sequence ATGTATTGGGTTCCCGTATACctgaaaaatacattttgtgCTGGGATGAGCACAACTCAGAGgagtgagagcatgaatgcctTTTTTGATGGATATGTACATTCAGGGACTACGTTGAAAGAATTCATTGATCAATTCAACAATGCACTGAGGAAGAAAGTAGAGAATGACATGGCAGCGGATTTCCACTCATTCAATTGCACAGTCCCTTGTATATCTCATTTACCCGTGGAGAAAAAATTTCAAGCTGCGTACAcgaattctaaatttaaggaaATGCAATCAGAAGTAATGGGGATTATCTACTCTCATTGTGTTGCCATAAAAACAGAAGGGGCAATTACCACGTATCAAGTTAATGACCAAATGGTAGTTGAAGATGGCATCAAGAAGTCAACTTTGCAGGCGTACTTCAATGAAGATGAGTGTGAGACAAAGTGCATGTGTGGACtatttgagatgagagggattATATGTAGGCACATTATTTCAATCTTTGCTGCAAGGGATGTCCAAGTGTTGTCGGAAAAGTACATTATGGAGAGGTGGAGGAAGGACATTAAACGTAGATATGGTCTCATTCGAAGTAGTTACGACGACTTGAGTGGTAAACCAGCTGCTAGTCGATACTCTGgtttgataaaattatgttaccAAGTAGCTACAAATGCATGTGAAAACGAAGATAATTCTCTGCACATGACACAGAAGCTGAAGGCAATGAATGAAATTTACACTAAATCGAAGCCCCTGGCTACAGTTGCAAGCACTCATGCTTCCATTGATGCCGAAACTGGAAGTTTGAAGAAAGTGTTGAGCCCTCGTGTTGTCAGAGGCAAAGGTAGGCCCCCATCAAAGAGGAGACAACCTACAATAGAGAAGttacaaaccaaaaataaaaaggctaGTGGCAAGCgataa